The sequence TGAGACTGTTGTTCCATAGTAAAACTGAAGGAGATAAGCAGAGTAAATCAATAACAGCAAGTGGCGTAAAAGGATAGTACAAAAATGACAGTTTTCCTTTGTTTAGATGAAAATCTGCAGTATAAAATCTTAAAAGGTAATCAATAAGAAAAAGCACGGATGTAATGTTATCAATATTGTATTTCCATTCGCTGTCAGCTTTGACAGTAAGTGGCAGTAAACTAAGACTGATTGTCAAAATCATAAAAGCGTTGTAACACTTTCCAACAGTACTACGTTGTCTTTTGAATCAATTATCTCATAGATAGTTTGTCTCATAATATATTGAACTTCCTTTTTTACTCCATTATATCATATTGAGCTTTTTGCCGTTTTGTAAATCTAAGAAAAATTTGAGAATACGAGGACATTATGATAAAATGAGATGATAATATTTTATAAAGAGGTATAGTAAAAAATGATTGAAGCAAGCAAGCTTAAGGCTGGTATGACTTTTGAAACAACAGATGGAAAATTAATCAGAGTTCTTGAAGCCAGCCACCATAAACCAGGTAAAGGCAATACAGTTATGCGTATGAAATTGCGTGATGTTCGCACAGGTTCAACCTTTGATACAACTTATCGTCCGGAAGAAAAATTTGAACAAGCTATTATCGAAACACGTCCTGCTCAGTACCTTTATCAAATGGATGATACTGCTTATTTTATGGACACTGAAAACTATGAGCAGTATGAAATTCCGATCGTTAACATTGAAAATGAATTAAAATTTATCCTTGAAAATTCAGAAGTTAAAATTCAGTTTTATGGTTCAGAAGTTATCGGTGTTACCATACCAACAACTGTTGAATTGGTTGTTACTGATACGCAGCCATCTATCAAAGGGGCTACTGTAACAGGTTCAGGTAAACCAGCGACACTTGAAACAGGTCTTGTTGTCAATGTACCTGACTTTATTGAAGTTGGTCAGAAATTAGTGATTAATACCGCTGAGGGAACCTATGTTTCCCGTGCCTAAGGCAAACAGTTTTGGATGAATTTCATTAGAAAGGACAAGTTTGATGGAAAATGAAATGATTGGCGAAATTGTTATTTCCCCACGTGTACTTGAAGTGATTACAGGTGTTGCGACAACGAAAGTTGAAGGTGTTCATTCGCTTCACAATAAAACAGTGACGGATAGTCTTAGTAAAGTTGCTCACGGTCGAGGTGTCTATCTTAAAACAGAAGAAGACGGAACAGTCAGTGCAGATATCTACGTCTACCTACAATATGGGATCAATGTACCTGCCGTTTCCATGGGAATTCAACGGGCAGTCAAAACAGCTGTTTATGACATGGCTGAAGTGAATCTTTCGGAAGTTAATATTCATGTGGTTGGCATTGTGCCGGAAAAAACCCCCAAACCTGATATGAAAAACCTATTTGATGAGGATTTTCTTGATGACTAATGTATTTGTGGACTCTAGGCGCGATCTTCGTGAACGTGCTTTTCAAGCTCTTTTTCCTTGGAATTTGGTGGCGATAATTTAACAGCAGCAAGATTTGCTTATACTTATGATAAAAATGAAGAGGAAGAGGCTGAACTTCCTCTCTTCTTACTGACTTTAATACAAGGTGTATCTGATTGTAAAAGGGAAATAGATAAGAATATTTCTAATCATCTGAAATCTGGCTGGACGCTTTCTCGGTTGACTTTGATTGATAGAAGTCTGTTACGTTTAGGTTTGTACGAAATTAAATATCATAAGGAAACACCAGAACGTGTTGCTCTTAATGAAATTATTGAAATTGCAAAAAAGTATTCAGATGAGAAATCTAGTAAATTTATTAATGGCGTTTTAAGTCAGTTTGTGCTTGAAGGGAAATAATAAGGTAATAAGGGCTGATAAAAGAAGAGGTAAGATTTAAACCTAAAATCTTACCTCTTCCTTTTGAATTTAAAACTAAGAATTGTATTCCTAACCTTTTGCGCAAAGTTGATTAGGTATTGATATTGAACTGATTTTCATTGATTAGATAAAGACTTCTAATCAACCACAAAAGACAGCCCCTAAATAATCCTTTTGATTCTAAACACTTTCTCCTGATAAAAGACCAACGGGGAGAATGTAATCTTTAGGAATATCTTGGCGATCAATTTTCTTTAGCAATACATCTACCAAAAGATGTGCGATGTCTTTAATAGGTTGCCTAATAGTTGTTAGATAAGGATAGTAGTTCTCAACAAAGTATGTTCCATCGTATCCAATAATTTTAAGTTCAAGGGGAATGGTGATGTTTAACTGGTTAGCAATTTTCATTGTTAAAATTGCTGTCATATCATCGGACAAAAAGATACCATCAGGTTTTTCATTTTGGAGAATTACTTTTATTTCCATTTCTTTACGAATGGTGGACAGCTCTCCAGATAGATGAAAAATAGGTGCTTGAGCAAAGATGGACTTAAAGCCTAATTGTCGCAGTCCTGTCGGAGAATTAGAATTATCTTTTCCAGCGATCATAATGGGATGTTGGCAGCCGTGTTTTTTTAAAAGTCTTGCAGCCATTCGTCCGCCTTCAAAATTATCAGAAGAGACGATGGGAATATTGGGCGCTAAGTTACGATCAAAGGCAACAATAGGAGCAGAAACTTTCTCATAGTCATCAATGCCGAGGTTATGACTACTGGAAATAATGCCATCAACCTGATTAGCTTCTAACATTTCGAGATAATCTCGCTCTTTATCGGGATTATTTTGACTGTTACAAATAATGGCTTTGTAGCCATGTTTAAACAGCTCTATTTCTAAATATTCAATAAGTTCAGAATAGAAGATGTGACTGATATTAGGGAAAATGAGTCCAATTAGCTTGGCAGATTTCCCCTGAAGGCTGCGAGCGAGATTATTAGGCTTGTATCCTAGAGTTTTCATGGCAGCCTGTACTTTAGTAATTGTTTTTTCAGAGAGGTAGCCTTTTCGATTAATCACGCGTGAAACGGTCGTTGGACTTACGCCAGCGAGTTTTGCAACATCTGTTAATTTTGCAACCATAGTTAATATTTCAATTCGTAGTAATTACCGCTTGGCTTTCCAGATTTAATCACAATACCAGTTTGTTTGTCATTTGGAAAAACACGTCCAGTAAAAACTTTTTCTCCCTTATTAATAAAAATTTCAAAAATAGATTTGTCAACAAAAATATTGGCAACAGTCTCTTTTGCTTGAATAGAGCAAGAACGTTGGCTTCCAAATTCTAAGGCATATTGTTCCCCTACTCTAGAGCGATCGATCAGAATGGTTCCCATCTTAGTATCAACTGTAATAGCTAGACCATTGCCTTTATTATCAGCGAAAAGGATCAATTCATTAACTGATGAAGAGTCAAAGGTTAACTCTAATTCATAAGTATTATTGGTTTCTGGCTTGTGGGTGACTGCTTCCTTTTTAGAACGTAATGAAAGAACAGACTCAACAGGATATTGATAGAGTTTACCGTGTTTAAGGCTTAGCTCTTTGACGAGGCTCAAAGCTCCTTGATAGTCGTATGAATCGCTTGGATAATCAATATCTGGCAATCCAATCCATGAGACAGCATAAACATGGCCATCGGGGGCATTGAAAGCTTGAGTAGCATAACATTCAAATCCGAAGTCAAGATTTTGAATTTCTGATGCATCAACTAGGGCAGGCTTTTCTGTGTCAAACGATTGACATACTTTGTAAGTATTGGGATAAATATTATGGTAATCTAATTCAGATTTACTGAGTCCCTGAGGACTATAAATCAGGACAGGCTGTTCGTTTATAAAAACAAGATTTGGGCACTCAATCATATATTCAGATTTACTTCCGCCAAAGTCTAGATTACCAATTTCTTGCCAATTCTTAATATCATTATCAACAGCTTTATAGAGTTTGATAAATCCTTTTTTATCTAAACTTTGTGCTCCAACAATAGCATAAAATTGTCCTTTATAATTAAAAATTTGGGGATCGCGAAAGTGTTCAGTAACATCATTTGGCTGTTTAATAAGGACATCAGTAAATTTTTGGATATTGCCTTTTTTATCCATAAAAGCGCCGATTTGAAGTGGGTGACGATCCCAATTTTCATCTCGGACATTTCCTGTATAAAAGAGAAAAAGCTGATCACCGATTTCATAGGCACTGCCCGAGTATGCACCATGACTGTCATGAGGGGTATCGGGATAAAGGATTGTACCTGTTTCTTTAAAATGAACTAAATCTTCACTTTCAGTATGAATCCAAGATTTTAAGCCGTGAGCTGCTCCAAACGGCCAATTTTGATAAAAAAGTTGAAATTTTCCATTAAAGTAGGAAAAACCGTTTGGATCATTAAGGAGTCCTGTTTTAGGTTCTATATGATACGTTGCATGCCAAGGAGACAAAGCTACATTGGTTTTAATACTTTTAATTTCTTCTTCGGTCCAATCTTGATAGCGGCGATATCTGATATTTTGAGGCAAATTCATCGTTTATCTACTCCTAATAATAGTTTATCTGCATACTAATATAGTAAACGTTTTCTTTCTAAAAATCAATCTTTTGTTGCAAAAAAGAATTTTATGTAAAACGATTGACATATTGGAAAAAAATGATAAAATGAATAACGTGGAAAGTAAAAAAACGCTTTCAAAAACAAAATAATTATAAGGAGTTTTTTGCAAATGGATTATGGCAAAGTAGCTAGTGAAGTCATCACAGCTGTTGGTAAAGATAATCTTGTAGCTGCCGCTCACTGTGCGACACGTCTTCGTCTTGTTTTAAAAGATGACAGTAAAGTAGATCAAAAAGCGTTGGATAAAAATGCTGATGTCAAGGGAACTTTTAAAACGGATGGTCAATATCAAGTTATTATTGGCCCTGGTGATGTTAACTTTGTTTATGATGAAATTATTAAACAAACAGGTTTAACAGAAGTCTCAACAGATGATTTGAAAAAGATTGCTGCTAGTGGTAAAAAGTTCAATCCTATTATGGCTTTGATCAAACTGTTGTCTGATATCTTTGTACCAATTATCCCTGCCTTGGTAGCAGGCGGTCTCTTAATGGCTTTAAATAACTTTTTAACTTCAGAAGGTTTATTTGGTACTAAGTCACTGGTTCAACAATTCCCGATTATTAAGGGTTCATCTGACATGATTCAATTAATGTCAGCAGCGCCTTTCTGGTTCTTGCCCATTTTGGTTGGGATTTCAGCCGCTAAACGTTTTGGTGCTAACCAATTCTTAGGAGCTTCAATCGGCATGATTATGGTCGCACCGGGGGCAGCAAATATCATTGGTTTAGCAGCTAATGCTCCAATTTCAAAGGCTGCTACTATTGGTGCTTATACAGGATTTTGGAATATTTTTGGGTTGCATGTTACTCAGGCAAGTTATACTTATCAAGTGATTCCAGTACTTGTGGCTGTATGGCTTTTATCTATCTTAGAAAAATTTTTCCATAAGAGACTGCCCTCAGCAGTTGACTTTACCTTTACACCTTTATTGTCAGTTATTATTACTGGATTTTTGACATTTATCGTTATTGGTCCTGTTATGAAAGAAGTTTCTGACTGGCTTACAAATGGAATCGTATGGCTGTATGATACAACGGGATTCCTAGGTATGGGTGTCTTTGGTGCTCTGTATTCACCTGTAGTTATGACTGGTCTCCATCAAAGTTTCCCAGCTATTGAAACCCAACTTATTTCAGCTTTCCAAAATGGTACTGGTCATGGTGACTTTATCTTTGTTACAGCTTCAATGGCCAATGTCGCACAAGGTGCAGCAACCTTTGCAATTTATTTCTTAACAAAGGATAAGAAGATGAAAGGTCTCTCATCTTCTTCAGGTGTGTCAGCGCTTCTTGGTATTACAGAACCTGCTCTTTTTGGGGTGAATTTGAAATATCGTTTCCCATTCTTTTGTGCTCTGATTGGCTCAGCTAGTGCTGCAGCAATTGCGGGCTTACTTCAAGTTGTAGCGGTTTCTCTTGGTTCGGCAGGTTTTCTTGGTTTCCTTTCTATTAAGGCAAGTTCTATTCCATTTTATGTAGTCTGTGAATTAATCAGTTTTGCTATAGCTTTTGCAGTAACTTATGGCTATGGTAAAACGAAGGCTGTTGATGTCTTTGCTGCTGAAGCTGCTGTCGAAGAAGCTATTGAAGAAGCACAAGAAATTCCAGAAGAAGCTGCTTCTGCAGCAAATAAGGCAGAAGTTACTGATGAAGTTCTTGTGGCTCCTCTTGCTGGTGAAGCTGTTGAATTAACTTCCGTTAATGACCCTGTTTTTTCTAGTGAAGCAATGGGTAAGGGGATTGCTATCAAACCTAGTGGTAACACAGTTTATGCACCAGTTGATGGGACTATTCAAATTGCTTTTGATACTGGCCATGCTTATGGCATTAAATCAGATAATGGTGCGGAGATTCTTATTCATATTGGTATTGATACAGTATCAATGGAAGGTAAAGGATTTGAACAAAAAGTTCAAGCAGATCAAAAATTAAAAAAGGTGACATTCTCGGAACATTTGATAGTGACAAAATTGCAGAAGCTGGTCTTGATAATACAACAATGTTCATTGTTACTAATACAGCTGATTATGCGTCAGTTGAAACTCTCTCTTTGGGAACTGTTGCTGTAGGTGATAGCTTACTTGAAGTTAAAAAATAAGAAATATTATCAGAAAGACCGTAAGGTCTTTTTGACTGCTTAAAGTGTTCAGTGAAAGTTGTATTGTAGCCTTTTGGCTAACTAATACTTGAAATGTGGCAAATTATGATATAATGTTAAGTAGTCCTTAAGGGCAGATTAAGGGTATTCAAATCAAAAAATTGATTTGGTAAGTTAAGTAAAATATAAGAGGTTTATTATGTCTAAATTATATGGCAGCATCGAAGCTGGCGGAACAAAATTTGTCTGTGCTGTAGGTGATGAAAATTTTCAAATTTTAGAAAAAGTTCAGTTCCCAACAACAACACCTTATGAAACCATAGAAAAAACGGTTGCTTTCTTTAAAAAATTTGAAGCTGATTTAGCCAGTGTTGCCATTGGTTCTTTTGGTCCTATTGATATTGATCAAAATTCAGACACCTATGGTTACATTACTTCAACACCAAAGCCAAACTGGGCTAACGTTGATTTTGTCGGCTTGACTTCTAAAGATTTTAAAATTCCATTTTACTTTACGACAGATGTTAATTCTTCTGCTTATGGAGAAACAATTGCTCGTTCAAATGTTAAAAGTCTGGTTTATTATACTATTGGAACAGGCATTGGAGCAGGGGCTATTCAAAATGGCGAATTCATTGGCGGTATGGGACATACGGAAGCTGGACACGTTTACATGGCTCCGCATCCCAATGATGTTCATCATGGTTTTGTAGGCACCTGTCCTTTCCATAAAGGCTGTTTAGAAGGACTTGCAGCGGGGCCTAGCTTAGAAGCTCGTACTGGTATTCGTGGTGAGTTAATTGAGCAAAACTCAGAAGTTTGGGATATTCAGGCATACTACATTGCTCAGGCGGCTATTCAGGCGACTGTCCTTTATCGTCCGCAAGTCATTGTATTTGGCGGAGGCGTTATGGCACAAGAACATATGCTCAATCGGGTTCGTGAAAAATTTACTTCACTTTTGAATGCCTATCTTCCAGTTCCAGATGTTAAAGATTATATTGTGA comes from Streptococcus troglodytae and encodes:
- the scrK gene encoding fructokinase ScrK, with translation MSKLYGSIEAGGTKFVCAVGDENFQILEKVQFPTTTPYETIEKTVAFFKKFEADLASVAIGSFGPIDIDQNSDTYGYITSTPKPNWANVDFVGLTSKDFKIPFYFTTDVNSSAYGETIARSNVKSLVYYTIGTGIGAGAIQNGEFIGGMGHTEAGHVYMAPHPNDVHHGFVGTCPFHKGCLEGLAAGPSLEARTGIRGELIEQNSEVWDIQAYYIAQAAIQATVLYRPQVIVFGGGVMAQEHMLNRVREKFTSLLNAYLPVPDVKDYIVTPAVAENGSATLGNLALAKKIAAR
- a CDS encoding Asp23/Gls24 family envelope stress response protein, producing the protein MENEMIGEIVISPRVLEVITGVATTKVEGVHSLHNKTVTDSLSKVAHGRGVYLKTEEDGTVSADIYVYLQYGINVPAVSMGIQRAVKTAVYDMAEVNLSEVNIHVVGIVPEKTPKPDMKNLFDEDFLDD
- the efp gene encoding elongation factor P; the protein is MIEASKLKAGMTFETTDGKLIRVLEASHHKPGKGNTVMRMKLRDVRTGSTFDTTYRPEEKFEQAIIETRPAQYLYQMDDTAYFMDTENYEQYEIPIVNIENELKFILENSEVKIQFYGSEVIGVTIPTTVELVVTDTQPSIKGATVTGSGKPATLETGLVVNVPDFIEVGQKLVINTAEGTYVSRA
- a CDS encoding LacI family DNA-binding transcriptional regulator, with protein sequence MVAKLTDVAKLAGVSPTTVSRVINRKGYLSEKTITKVQAAMKTLGYKPNNLARSLQGKSAKLIGLIFPNISHIFYSELIEYLEIELFKHGYKAIICNSQNNPDKERDYLEMLEANQVDGIISSSHNLGIDDYEKVSAPIVAFDRNLAPNIPIVSSDNFEGGRMAARLLKKHGCQHPIMIAGKDNSNSPTGLRQLGFKSIFAQAPIFHLSGELSTIRKEMEIKVILQNEKPDGIFLSDDMTAILTMKIANQLNITIPLELKIIGYDGTYFVENYYPYLTTIRQPIKDIAHLLVDVLLKKIDRQDIPKDYILPVGLLSGESV
- a CDS encoding sucrose-6-phosphate hydrolase; its protein translation is MNLPQNIRYRRYQDWTEEEIKSIKTNVALSPWHATYHIEPKTGLLNDPNGFSYFNGKFQLFYQNWPFGAAHGLKSWIHTESEDLVHFKETGTILYPDTPHDSHGAYSGSAYEIGDQLFLFYTGNVRDENWDRHPLQIGAFMDKKGNIQKFTDVLIKQPNDVTEHFRDPQIFNYKGQFYAIVGAQSLDKKGFIKLYKAVDNDIKNWQEIGNLDFGGSKSEYMIECPNLVFINEQPVLIYSPQGLSKSELDYHNIYPNTYKVCQSFDTEKPALVDASEIQNLDFGFECYATQAFNAPDGHVYAVSWIGLPDIDYPSDSYDYQGALSLVKELSLKHGKLYQYPVESVLSLRSKKEAVTHKPETNNTYELELTFDSSSVNELILFADNKGNGLAITVDTKMGTILIDRSRVGEQYALEFGSQRSCSIQAKETVANIFVDKSIFEIFINKGEKVFTGRVFPNDKQTGIVIKSGKPSGNYYELKY